Proteins from a genomic interval of Anas platyrhynchos isolate ZD024472 breed Pekin duck chromosome 4, IASCAAS_PekinDuck_T2T, whole genome shotgun sequence:
- the TMEM154 gene encoding transmembrane protein 154 isoform X3, giving the protein MQPPGWVPLLSALLLAREGNGSENSEDGSGYGSPTLPTATVIPSPAVTPASSTTVGSTQPVLVSTRPTEGSSEAESIPTTELHDKSNNESLETEEPSVLVYAVPAVLLALLIFLVIAFIVVHKRKKSKQDELGSENVKRQQAEERQRDRAGESCPTGTHAASAPGPASHHEIWPCHEQSPIFEEDTPSVMEIEMEELDKWMNSMNKNADCECLPTVREEEKESMANPSDGES; this is encoded by the exons ATGCAGCCACCCGGCTGGGTCCCACTGCTGAGCGCCCTGCTCCTCGCCCGGGAGGGCAACG GCTCCGAAAACAGCGAGGATGGTTCTGGCTATGGATCACCAACATTACCCACCGCCACAGTGATACCTTCTCCTGCTGTGACTCCTGCGTCCTCTACAACCGtgggcagcacccagccagTCCTGGTCTCTACAAGGCCTACTGAAGGCAGCTCTGAAGCAGAAAGCATTCCAACCACTGAACTGCATGACAAGAGCAATAACGAGAGCCTAGAGACAGAGGAGCCATCTGTCTTGGTGTATGCTGTCCCCgctgtgctgctggccctgctgatTTTTCTGGTTATAGCTTTTATAGTAGtccataaaaggaaaaagtctaAGCAAG atgagttGGGAAGTGAAAATGTAAAAAG gcaacaggcagaggagaggcaGCGGGATAGGGCGGGCGAGAGCTGCCCCACAGGGACCCATGCAGCATCTGCCCCTGGCCCCGCCAGCCACCACGAGATATGGCCATGCCACGAGCAGAG TCCTATTTTTGAAGAAGACACCCCCTCTGTTATGGAGATAGAAATGGAAGAGCTTGATAAGTGGATGAACAGCATGAACAAAAATG CTGATTGTGAATGTTTGCCTACTgtaagagaagaagaaaaagaatcaatGGCCAACCCGAG TGATGGTGAATCATGA
- the TMEM154 gene encoding transmembrane protein 154 isoform X4, with the protein MQPPGWVPLLSALLLAREGNGSENSEDGSGYGSPTLPTATVIPSPAVTPASSTTVGSTQPVLVSTRPTEGSSEAESIPTTELHDKSNNESLETEEPSVLVYAVPAVLLALLIFLVIAFIVVHKRKKSKQDELGSENVKSPIFEEDTPSVMEIEMEELDKWMNSMNKNADCECLPTVREEEKESMANPSDGES; encoded by the exons ATGCAGCCACCCGGCTGGGTCCCACTGCTGAGCGCCCTGCTCCTCGCCCGGGAGGGCAACG GCTCCGAAAACAGCGAGGATGGTTCTGGCTATGGATCACCAACATTACCCACCGCCACAGTGATACCTTCTCCTGCTGTGACTCCTGCGTCCTCTACAACCGtgggcagcacccagccagTCCTGGTCTCTACAAGGCCTACTGAAGGCAGCTCTGAAGCAGAAAGCATTCCAACCACTGAACTGCATGACAAGAGCAATAACGAGAGCCTAGAGACAGAGGAGCCATCTGTCTTGGTGTATGCTGTCCCCgctgtgctgctggccctgctgatTTTTCTGGTTATAGCTTTTATAGTAGtccataaaaggaaaaagtctaAGCAAG atgagttGGGAAGTGAAAATGTAAAAAG TCCTATTTTTGAAGAAGACACCCCCTCTGTTATGGAGATAGAAATGGAAGAGCTTGATAAGTGGATGAACAGCATGAACAAAAATG CTGATTGTGAATGTTTGCCTACTgtaagagaagaagaaaaagaatcaatGGCCAACCCGAG TGATGGTGAATCATGA